Proteins co-encoded in one Listeria ivanovii subsp. ivanovii genomic window:
- the pgmB gene encoding beta-phosphoglucomutase encodes MTTALKGVLFDLDGVITDTAHYHYLAWKKTAESIGIEFDEAFNENLKGVSRIDSLLLILKKDNRENDFTQEEIEALAADKNEFYVSLLQEITPADVLPGIKELIVALKKQHLKCAIASVSKNAHTVLSALEMEQEFDYIVDAAKITKSKPDPEIFIEATRELGLKRAEVIGVEDAQAGIEAINAAGIISVGVGSGLRDADMTVKNTGLLDLRILEILHSK; translated from the coding sequence ATGACAACAGCTTTAAAAGGAGTACTATTTGATTTAGATGGCGTCATCACAGATACAGCACATTATCATTACCTTGCTTGGAAAAAAACAGCAGAGAGTATCGGTATTGAATTTGACGAGGCATTTAATGAAAATTTAAAAGGAGTAAGCAGAATTGACTCATTGCTGCTTATTTTAAAGAAAGATAACCGCGAAAATGATTTTACACAAGAAGAAATAGAAGCACTTGCCGCAGATAAAAATGAATTTTATGTTAGTTTGTTGCAAGAAATCACACCAGCTGATGTGTTGCCAGGGATTAAAGAACTGATTGTGGCACTGAAAAAGCAGCACTTAAAATGTGCGATTGCCTCTGTCTCTAAAAATGCTCATACGGTGCTAAGCGCATTGGAAATGGAGCAAGAATTCGACTACATTGTTGATGCAGCCAAGATTACTAAATCAAAACCAGATCCTGAAATCTTTATTGAAGCAACACGTGAGCTGGGACTTAAACGGGCAGAAGTAATCGGTGTGGAGGATGCTCAAGCGGGAATTGAAGCAATAAACGCAGCTGGTATTATTAGTGTGGGCGTTGGTTCAGGACTTCGTGATGCAGATATGACAGTAAAAAATACAGGTTTGCTTGATTTGCGTATTTTAGAAATATTACATAGTAAATAA
- a CDS encoding glycerate kinase — translation MKIVIAPDSFKESLTAHQVAEYIKEGFQEIYPYATYYTLPIGDGGEGTMSILSEAFSATKMKINVSGPFGDEVPAEIAFTKGNQKALIEMAEACGLHLVPLSQRNPLLVSTKGVGELILYAIQKGAREIIVGIGGSASNDGGIGMASALGYEFLDNTGQTLEAIGVNLAKIATINAKNVPAELKNVTINVVTDVENPLCGEKGATFVFGPQKGLLKTDLLKADEAMQHFYQLANSAMLTMPRAGAGGGIGAGLATFLEANLLSGIDFVLEALQMQAICKDADLVIVGEGKMDGQTAEGKAPVGVAKQVPHGIPVIAICGSVGDGLDAVYEAGITAVFASIAQPATLEQILKETPNNLRRTARNVAAVWKGRV, via the coding sequence ATGAAAATTGTTATTGCGCCGGATTCTTTTAAAGAAAGTTTGACGGCGCATCAGGTGGCAGAGTATATTAAAGAGGGCTTTCAAGAAATTTATCCGTATGCAACTTATTATACTCTTCCTATTGGTGACGGCGGAGAAGGGACAATGTCAATTTTAAGTGAGGCCTTTAGTGCGACTAAAATGAAAATTAACGTTTCTGGTCCTTTTGGTGATGAAGTTCCAGCAGAAATTGCTTTTACAAAGGGAAATCAAAAGGCACTGATCGAAATGGCTGAAGCGTGTGGTTTACACTTAGTTCCGCTAAGCCAAAGAAATCCACTTCTGGTAAGCACCAAAGGAGTAGGCGAACTTATTCTCTATGCCATTCAAAAAGGCGCAAGAGAAATTATTGTTGGTATTGGTGGAAGCGCTTCAAACGATGGTGGAATTGGTATGGCTAGTGCACTTGGATACGAGTTTTTAGATAATACTGGGCAAACGCTAGAAGCCATTGGTGTGAATTTAGCAAAGATAGCAACAATAAATGCTAAAAATGTTCCAGCAGAGCTAAAAAACGTGACTATTAATGTGGTTACAGATGTGGAGAATCCGCTTTGTGGGGAAAAAGGTGCAACATTTGTTTTTGGTCCGCAGAAAGGGTTGCTAAAAACGGACTTACTTAAGGCCGATGAAGCAATGCAACATTTCTATCAACTTGCCAACTCTGCGATGCTTACTATGCCGCGCGCAGGAGCTGGTGGTGGGATTGGCGCTGGTCTTGCAACGTTTTTGGAAGCAAATTTACTTTCGGGCATCGACTTTGTTCTGGAAGCACTTCAGATGCAAGCGATATGTAAAGACGCTGATTTAGTTATTGTTGGCGAAGGAAAAATGGATGGGCAGACTGCAGAAGGTAAAGCACCAGTGGGAGTCGCAAAACAAGTTCCCCACGGAATACCAGTTATTGCCATTTGTGGGAGCGTAGGGGATGGGTTAGACGCTGTTTATGAAGCTGGAATTACTGCTGTATTCGCGTCCATCGCACAACCTGCAACATTAGAACAAATACTTAAAGAAACCCCAAATAATTTAAGAAGGACCGCACGAAATGTTGCGGCAGTTTGGAAAGGACGAGTTTAA
- a CDS encoding glycoside hydrolase family 65 protein — protein sequence MKKIIEKEFAVDYLNKYGSQMTIGNGYLGIRGALEEDYPEQVRGMYVAGIYNRPSGSTSSELVNLPDIMRFQLTLDGEAFSMQAGAVHSYERYLDMNTGELVRKITWENNAHKKYQINFHRFVSKVAQHLVATRVEITPLTDAGVVKVRTGIDAQQTNFGTQQLRELSLRIFDEELMVGEYETIESKQRIVVATRMNVKGVFTAKNRQLMTEVEQNMKANETFTLEKISSVNTSLGKLDVEILNTTYQELKVPSDQAWADFWQSVGVQLDSTNGMDQFALDFACYHLEIMTPKDDIRCSVGAKGLTGEGYKGHVFWDTEIFILPFFLYNQPKTAKQLLQYRYLHLKEAKEKAMKNGYKGALYPWESAFSGKEETPEFAAINIRTGTRQKVASAISEHHLVADIAFAVCGYVVATKDEQFMTDYGAEMLLETAEFWISRAINRNGLLEILDVIGPDEYTEHIDNNTYTNYMAYYNVEKAMIWNKENQAFQKRAKDFLAKLYLPVANSAGLVPQDDTFLQKAWIKLDKYKAAQGKQGILLDYSRQEVNDLQILKQADLVMLFYLFPTIFDTETMKKNLDYYEKRTIHDSSLSKAIHAIVENRLGDREQAYQFFQEACLIDLGSEPHSSDDGLHAASLGAIWLTVIFGFAGIDTSEELLQVSPNLPEAWQSVAFEFVWNKERIGFKITPKTLELSKTTKSVLELIIDGEKHQLTDRLTINFEQKGVSL from the coding sequence ATGAAGAAAATAATCGAGAAGGAATTTGCAGTAGATTATCTAAATAAATATGGTAGCCAAATGACTATTGGGAATGGTTATTTGGGTATTCGCGGAGCATTGGAGGAAGACTATCCAGAGCAAGTTCGCGGGATGTATGTAGCTGGGATTTATAACAGACCAAGTGGATCAACAAGTTCGGAATTAGTGAATTTACCAGACATCATGCGATTCCAGTTGACGCTTGATGGAGAAGCTTTTTCTATGCAAGCAGGAGCCGTCCATAGTTATGAACGTTATTTAGATATGAATACAGGAGAATTAGTCAGAAAAATCACTTGGGAAAATAACGCACATAAAAAATATCAGATTAATTTTCATCGATTTGTTTCGAAAGTAGCGCAACATTTGGTTGCTACTAGGGTGGAAATTACCCCTTTGACAGATGCTGGTGTGGTGAAAGTGCGGACTGGGATTGATGCGCAGCAAACGAATTTTGGAACGCAGCAGCTGAGGGAATTAAGTTTGCGAATTTTTGATGAAGAATTGATGGTTGGGGAATATGAGACGATTGAAAGCAAACAGCGAATCGTTGTGGCAACTAGAATGAATGTTAAAGGTGTTTTTACAGCAAAAAACCGCCAACTAATGACGGAAGTAGAGCAGAACATGAAAGCAAATGAGACCTTCACTTTGGAAAAAATTAGCTCGGTTAATACTTCACTTGGCAAATTAGATGTCGAAATTCTCAATACGACCTATCAAGAATTAAAAGTACCTTCAGACCAAGCTTGGGCCGATTTTTGGCAGTCAGTAGGTGTTCAGTTGGATAGTACGAATGGAATGGACCAATTTGCGCTTGATTTTGCTTGTTATCACTTAGAAATTATGACGCCAAAAGATGATATTCGTTGTAGTGTTGGGGCAAAAGGATTGACCGGTGAAGGCTATAAAGGACATGTTTTCTGGGATACAGAAATTTTCATCTTGCCATTTTTCTTATATAATCAACCGAAAACGGCTAAACAATTACTACAATATCGGTATCTTCACTTGAAAGAAGCAAAAGAAAAAGCAATGAAAAATGGCTATAAAGGAGCACTTTATCCGTGGGAGAGCGCATTTTCTGGCAAAGAAGAGACACCAGAATTTGCAGCGATTAACATTCGGACAGGAACTCGCCAAAAGGTTGCCTCTGCTATTTCAGAGCACCATTTAGTAGCCGATATTGCTTTTGCGGTGTGTGGATATGTGGTGGCAACCAAGGATGAACAGTTTATGACTGATTACGGGGCAGAAATGCTCCTTGAAACTGCTGAATTTTGGATAAGCCGAGCAATTAATCGTAATGGACTTCTGGAGATACTTGATGTTATTGGACCAGACGAATACACAGAGCATATTGATAATAATACGTATACTAATTACATGGCGTATTATAATGTAGAAAAAGCAATGATTTGGAATAAAGAAAATCAAGCATTCCAAAAACGTGCCAAAGATTTCCTAGCGAAGTTATATTTACCCGTTGCGAATTCGGCAGGGCTAGTCCCCCAAGACGACACATTTTTGCAAAAAGCTTGGATAAAATTGGACAAATACAAAGCTGCGCAAGGTAAACAAGGGATTCTACTAGATTATTCCAGGCAAGAAGTGAATGATTTGCAAATTTTGAAGCAAGCTGATTTAGTCATGTTATTTTATCTTTTCCCAACTATTTTTGATACTGAAACGATGAAGAAAAACTTGGATTATTATGAAAAACGGACAATTCATGATTCTTCTTTAAGTAAGGCGATTCATGCAATAGTAGAAAATCGGCTAGGTGATAGGGAGCAAGCATACCAATTTTTCCAAGAGGCGTGTTTAATTGATCTTGGCAGTGAACCGCATTCATCAGATGATGGACTTCATGCAGCCTCGCTTGGTGCGATTTGGCTCACAGTGATTTTTGGCTTTGCTGGGATTGACACTAGTGAGGAATTACTCCAAGTTTCCCCGAATTTGCCAGAAGCATGGCAATCGGTGGCGTTTGAATTTGTCTGGAATAAGGAACGAATTGGTTTTAAAATAACTCCCAAAACATTAGAGCTTTCAAAAACAACGAAAAGCGTGCTAGAATTAATTATCGACGGAGAAAAACATCAGTTAACGGATAGACTAACTATTAACTTTGAACAAAAGGGTGTGTCTTTATGA